The DNA segment TCGGCTTGGTCTCTGTGCTAGAGGCCTGGCTGGTTTTCGGGGCCTCCTTTTTTGGGGCCTGCTTCTTGGCCTTAATGGGCGTCCCGCGTGGTTTGGACTTGCCATCGGTTGTCCTGGCGGCACTGAGACGCCTGGATTGTGCTTGAGAGGCCGCTAAACGGGCCGCCTCGGCGGCCTCCGGGGTGAGTTCATGCAGGAATTGGTGGCTGCTCCGGGATAGAGCCCCTCCCGAGATGAGCAGCTTGAATCCTTCCTCGATGGTCAGGTTGGCCTCCAGGGTCTCTTTCTGGGCCACGAAGACCACAAAGCCGGAGGTGGGATTGGGGGTAGTGGCGACGAAGATGTTGTAGTAGGGGACGCCGTCGGCCGAGACACTGGTTCCGGTGACGAAGCCCAGGGTCCAGAGGCCCGGCCGGGGATACTGCAGCCAGACCACCTTTTTAAAAGCACTCCGGTGCTCGGGGGAGAAGGTCTGGACGATCTGCTTGGCAAAGTTGTAGACGTTGGAGACGATGGGGACTCTGAGGACCAGTCTCTCGAAATACCCATAAAGGGCGCGGCCGAGCACATTGGTCACGAAAAGGCCTAGAATAAAGAGCGAGATGATCATCATGACCAGGCCCAGGCCGGGTATGTTGAATCCGAGGTACCGGTAGAAAATGGGCTGGACGACCGGTGCGAGGAACTGGTCCATGAATTGAAAGATGATCTCCAGGACCTTGTAGGTGACGTAGAGGGGTATGGCAGTAAAGATACCCGCCAGGAAAATGCGCCTGAGCTTAGCTCCCATTTGATTCAGTCTGGATTTCTATTTGATTACGCTTCCGAATGTAACTATTCTAACGCACGGTGACCAGCAGTTGACCCCGGTCTTATGCTAAAAGGTCAATCTTAACATTGTGACCATAATTATTTAGCATTATTTTGAAAATGAATTAGCGTATGATTCAACGGCGCATCATTACGGCCGCTTTTCTAATGGCCTGCATGGTTATGGGGCAGGAAAGAGAGACCGTACACCTCAGGGGTACGGTTCTCTCGGACGAGAACAACCCCCTGGCCTATGTCAATATCATCGTGCCGGGCACTGACCTCGGCACCGTCTCGGGCCGCGATGGCAGCTTCCACCTGGAGCTACCGGCAGCCGACAGCCTTACCCTGAGCTTCCGATATATCGGCTATGAGACCAAAACCATTACGCTTTTA comes from the Candidatus Neomarinimicrobiota bacterium genome and includes:
- a CDS encoding DUF502 domain-containing protein, whose amino-acid sequence is MGAKLRRIFLAGIFTAIPLYVTYKVLEIIFQFMDQFLAPVVQPIFYRYLGFNIPGLGLVMMIISLFILGLFVTNVLGRALYGYFERLVLRVPIVSNVYNFAKQIVQTFSPEHRSAFKKVVWLQYPRPGLWTLGFVTGTSVSADGVPYYNIFVATTPNPTSGFVVFVAQKETLEANLTIEEGFKLLISGGALSRSSHQFLHELTPEAAEAARLAASQAQSRRLSAARTTDGKSKPRGTPIKAKKQAPKKEAPKTSQASSTETKPKPPRKSGKSSR
- a CDS encoding carboxypeptidase-like regulatory domain-containing protein, yielding MIQRRIITAAFLMACMVMGQERETVHLRGTVLSDENNPLAYVNIIVPGTDLGTVSGRDGSFHLELPAADSLTLSFRYIGYETKTITLLKRDWPDTPLIVVLKVGLLRFSPIEVIGESALARAQLVEPGLRIFRGEEMAAIPSLGGADVFRALQALP